ACAGTTCTTGGTGTTTTACAGCCTCTAAAGCACACACAAAACTCAATGTACAGTTCTATGAATGTGAGAGTATTCACACTTGAAATCacgaaaggatttttttttaagtttaaataaggGCTCACATACATAACGAGATAACTTTCACATACAAGTAAGTATTAGGCCTTTAAATTAGTATGGGGAAATCCTGGCCATTTTAATTATCTGTATTCctctaatttaaaaatctgtatttacatGCCAGATCTTGATTTTCAAAAGTACTGCCAACTCTGAATCAGTGTGCTTCTTGTAATAAAGTACAGTAATATCCTGATAAAAATAAGCATGTGTTTCCACACCAACAGTAAATTGTTTCTAATTTATAATGCATTCTTTATAAAACAATCAAACATAAAAAAGTTTCCGTTTTCAGTCAGTGGTAAACTAGAAAAATTTTCACACAAATTCCTCCCAAAATCTACAAATTTGATCCAAttcaagaaggaaatgaaaaaaaagccaATTCTCCACTACCACCTTGAACCAAAACACACCAGTTTAAGGAACAAAGTGGAAATAAGCCCATTTCATCTATTAACTCCACTGAAAGTCCCTAGACTAAGTCTTACATGTAAACTTCTTGGAGTTCCCCTCCTTCATCCTCCCAACTCAGATCCTCAACTTTCTACTGTGTTCTACCTTCTCTGCACAAGAGGAGAAACACACTCACAACCTGCTAAGTTTAGTCCTGGAGTCCTTAAGGACTGTTACAAATATTCCATCGTTATTCTAAACAATATCATTCCTCCTCCCAAAGAACTTTTTAACGCAGTGCTTTTAAAGCCAAGAAACCTCTAAAAGTACTAAGTCAGATTCCACACGAAAGAAAACAGCGTGGATCTGAAGAGGACAGGAAAGACACCAGGCACGACTTTAATCCAAGTTTTAAATGCTAGCTGTAACAAAGTTCATGCTGGCTAGAAAAGCAGACTAccagataaagagaaaaagtcaagaaaatcAGCCACCTCTATCTGCTGCAAAGCCCCCTTTCCAGCAGTGACAGTCCTCCATCTAGCCCCAAACACGCTCGCTCGCTCTGTTTTCCCCCAAGAAACCCCCGAGTCGAAGTCGAATACCTTTTCGAACAATCCCATCACAGCCTAAGGATCACCGCGGATTTCCAAAACCTTTTGGCGTATCCCACCAAGGATGCTTACACATCAGGAAGAGCCTTCACGGCGAAAGCGGGCGCCAAAAAGCAAGCCCATGGCAGGGAGggttataaataaaaatctgtctACACTTTAAAGGAAAAGACGGCTTCCTAAAGAGCCGGGGAGCCGCGAGTCGGGGGCAGGGGCGGCAGAACGGCGTCGCCACATTGCCAGTTACCACGGCAGAGCTGCGCCCTCTGCGATCCGCGCGCAGACGAGCGAGGAATAAATAGTTGacggagaggaaggaaaaggaaaaagttatgaatgaaaacaagttttctctctcgctccctctctcccgggcaggaggaggggaggaggctgaggttACCATTACCTCAGGAGGGCGGACTTCCCCACTTTTAAAGTGGcagtgccctctcccctccccgcgcCGCTCCACCGCTCTCGCCACAAGAATAAAGTGAAGGCTCGATGGGGCGCAGACTGACTCGGCCCGGGGGTCACCAGCGAACTCCGGGCTTGCACACGTCGTTCCCGGGCCGCAGTCAACGGGAACCTCCGACCCGGAAAGCCCGCCGCGGGTACCTGCAGAGCAGCTCCGCGGcactccccgcccccgccccgccaaAAGTCTCCCTGAATGCGCCTTTCGCGTAGAGGATCCTTCTGACCCCGGGTCACGGCGCCACCACTCCAGGCGACTGGAGACAGGGAACTCCGCCTCGCCGTCCTCCGCGGCTGTGGAAGGTCGCTCGCCCGGTTACCCGACCCCGAACGCCCCAGCGGGAGGACCGGCGCCGCGCACTGGGggcgccccctccccttccccctcccctcgcGCGGTCCCGGTCCCCGCGCCACTCCCCGGGGCCCGCACCtgccgcccggcccggcccgcccgCGCGCCTCACGCCCCCCGCAGCCCGAGGGCGATCGCCCAGCACTCACCTAGGCCGAAGCAGGGACGAGGGGCCAAGTGGTGCAACCCGGCCGGGGTCCCGGTGCGGGCGGCGATGTGCACGCGCCGCATCAACCGCGGCGGGGCGGACGGCGAGGCATGGCCCGAACTGCGGCCTcctccgcccccgccgccgccgcaggGCAGGAGCGCTCCCCGCGGCCCCCTTCCGGCTGCGGGGGACAATCCTCCGGAGACTCCGCGCGGCCCGGCGCAGACCTCTCACAGCTCGCGTGCGCCGCGCAGCTCAGTAACATCCACCTCCGGGGCTCTTCTCCTGCAGCCCCTTCCAAGAGCCAGAAAAATTCCCTGCGGGAGGGCTCTCCGAGTCTCTCTGGAAAGCGAGCTGGGGAGCGGCGGGGAGAAGAGTGCGTGACGGGGCAGCAGACCTGTCGCGGTGCTCGGGCGAGAGGGCTTCTCGGGTTCCAGTCGCTCCTCGCGGGAAACGCAGGAGTGGCGCCTTCCTGACGCGTGAAAATCCACGTCACGGACGTTCGAGACTCCGCGGCGCCCGGGACGGGGCTCGAACCGGCGTACCCGGGCGGGTCACGGAGCCGCGCAGGCCCCGGGGAGCACACGCCTGCGAGGCCAAGCCGCCGCTccgccggggtgggggtgggtgggacttTTTTACCCGCTTTTTTAGGGGTGGTGGTGAAGGGAGCGAGGTTTGGGGGGTTCCTCCTCGGGGAAAGAGGCGGGGCGTCGTCCCTTGGCCCCCGCGCAGGTCCAGGCACTTTCCCAATCCCGCACGCTAGGCAAGTGGGGGCACGGCGTCCCCGGGAACTCCGCTCCTGGCAGTCAGCCTCTCCCGGGCAGCGCTCACTCCCAGTCCTCCGACCCTCCTGTTCCACGGCCGAAATGCCTGCTACAGACGATTAGAGATAAAAAGACgttaatttccctttctttccgGGCACTTGGACGCGTAGCGCGTTCCGCCGCCCGGGCGAAGAGTAGAGCGGAGCGGGCCTCTGGCCAGCTCGCCAGCCGCCCGCACCCGCTGCCATGTGCTGGCTGTTGCTGCTCCCAGTGATTGACAGGCGGGCGCACAGTCGGCGTGTCAGCAGCGAACCAAAGTAACATGCAGTCTTGCACGTTTTTGCCGAAGTGCTTTTGCCCCTTGGAATGCCTAGAAGTTCAAACAACGTTCAAGCAACGCCTCTGCGCATTGGAAATCAATACACAGAGACGGGAAATTCAGGTTTTAAACAATTGCTTCGCTCAGGATTCGGTCACCAACAATGCCTAAACAAACATGCATTTGGTCCACACACTGAGTGCCAGCCCCTCTTCGGCATAAACCACCCAGTTTTCAACACATTAAACTTATTCGGATATGGGGCGAGGGGGAAGGAAAGGGACCCTACTTTTACTTTTAGTGGTAGCATTTACTTTAAGAGCATTAGTTTTAGCAGTGGGAATGCTACTGGTAATTAGAAATGCAACTAGTAATCTTAGGTCTAAAGCGAGTTCAAAGAAATAATCAGTTCCTTAAAAAAGCCAACATTTCTCACCTAATCTTTCCTAAAATGTCTacggaaggaaaggaaggaaacagttCTTACCTAACGCAAAGATTGGAAATTGCTTTTCAGGCACATTTACAGCGTATTCCTTATCCAGGGCAGGGAGCTCTGTCGGCTGCTATCACTCTGCAAACCACTGCGAGCCTTACAGAGCAATCCCACTCCGGCTCCGCAGAATTTCAGCTCGtcgcctccacctccacctccactccAGGACACGCCTCCAGTGATATCATGTGTCAATCATACGGCCTGCCTgaaaacctggaacaggatttCCCCAACAGTATCCTCTTTCGTTTATGAGTACCCACTTGGAAATGTTGCCTTGTACACTCGTGTAATAAACATCCTCTAAAAATAGGGATTGCCTTTAAAAATCCTGCAAATGCGGTCTGTCATAAAGGAATACCTTTAAATTTAGTTAACAATCTTTAGTTATCATTCTCAGTAAAAGGATTGGTGGACTCTACCCTTAAAGttgaattagaaaataattttgaagaataaaagaagattaaaaagttGTATATCAAGTCATCACTTCTGAGAAAAGATTAAGAAGTTGTATATCAAGCTATCACTACTGATCAGTTAGtgagaaaatgtattttgatattaaaaaatgatAGTATAACATTACAGTTCCTATTTAAAGCAAAGTTCAGAATATGTGAAATCTCTTAAGAGTTTGAAAGGTGGCATTCCTTACTGTAAATGTATGTAACAATATGTCATAAAGGTGAAATTTCCTGCtgcacattttataataattgcTCTATCTTGATTTGTGATATAATTTCCCCAAAATCAATTGTTTAAAATCCCAGACTCCTtcaattttgtaatatttttgtataattctgaaaaaaagtttattttttattttttaaaacagttaaatGGCAATCAAttcaaatagaaataatttactAATATAATAATTACCATTTTATAATTCTTAAGCAATATATGATGTGTCACTGAAAAAAAGAGCATTTTAATCAGTAGGAaact
The nucleotide sequence above comes from Camelus dromedarius isolate mCamDro1 chromosome 1, mCamDro1.pat, whole genome shotgun sequence. Encoded proteins:
- the LOC116156313 gene encoding sterile alpha motif domain-containing protein 1; translated protein: MLLWFAADTPTVRPPVNHWEQQQPAHGSGCGRLASWPEARSALLFARAAERATRPTGISAVEQEGRRTGSERCPGEADCQERSSRGRRAPTCLACGIGKVPGPARGPRDDAPPLSPRRNPPNLAPFTTTPKKAGKKVPPTPTPAERRLGLAGVCSPGPARLRDPPGYAGSSPVPGAAESRTSVTWIFTRQEGATPAFPARSDWNPRSPLARAPRQVCCPVTHSSPRRSPARFPERLGEPSRREFFWLLEGAAGEEPRRWMLLSCAAHASCERSAPGRAESPEDCPPQPEGGRGERSCPAAAAGAEEAAVRAMPRRPPRRG